Proteins from a single region of Undibacterium sp. KW1:
- a CDS encoding LysR family transcriptional regulator: MSKLTFDPCQTDWNLIRSFVAVVEQGSLTRAAEVLGLSQPTLSRQIAELEGSIGAALFERVARGLKLTSTGENLVEPARYMMAAARSLGMAAATQDNGLRGTVRITASEMVSGFVLPALLRELAQLHPEIQIELVASNQVSNLLEREADIAIRMIRPAQSALIARHLTDWPIGMYGHKDYLAGLPALPSNNQAATLALMQKFRWLGLDQSDQFIAGFRAAGIQIDRSFFDFRCDNYLVNWQAIQQGLGIGIAMQWLAERNPDLEQVLVEQELPSLPVWLTTHRELKSSKRIRTVFDFLAEGLLQHRF; encoded by the coding sequence ATGTCCAAGCTCACTTTCGACCCCTGCCAGACTGACTGGAACCTGATTCGCAGCTTTGTCGCGGTCGTAGAACAAGGTTCGCTGACGCGTGCGGCTGAAGTTCTGGGGCTGAGCCAGCCCACGCTATCGCGCCAGATCGCTGAGCTGGAGGGCAGCATAGGTGCGGCCTTGTTTGAAAGGGTGGCGCGTGGTCTGAAATTGACCAGCACTGGTGAAAACCTGGTCGAGCCTGCCCGTTACATGATGGCAGCGGCGCGCTCACTGGGCATGGCGGCAGCGACCCAGGATAATGGCTTGCGCGGCACGGTCAGGATCACTGCCAGCGAGATGGTGTCCGGCTTTGTCTTGCCAGCGCTGCTGCGCGAGCTGGCGCAGTTACATCCAGAAATCCAGATAGAACTGGTCGCCAGTAACCAGGTCAGCAATTTGCTCGAACGTGAAGCCGATATCGCCATACGCATGATACGGCCAGCACAATCTGCCCTGATTGCCCGTCACCTGACAGACTGGCCCATAGGCATGTATGGTCACAAGGATTATCTGGCAGGCCTGCCTGCACTGCCTTCAAACAACCAGGCAGCCACACTGGCCTTGATGCAAAAATTCCGTTGGCTGGGGCTGGATCAGTCTGACCAGTTTATCGCTGGCTTTCGCGCGGCGGGCATACAGATAGACCGCAGCTTCTTCGACTTCCGTTGCGATAACTATCTGGTCAACTGGCAGGCAATACAGCAAGGCCTGGGGATAGGCATCGCGATGCAATGGCTGGCAGAGCGAAATCCTGACCTGGAACAGGTGCTGGTAGAACAGGAATTGCCGTCCCTGCCTGTATGGCTGACCACGCATCGCGAACTCAAGTCCAGCAAGCGTATCAGGACCGTGTTTGATTTTCTGGCAGAAGGTTTATTGCAACACAGGTTTTAG